In a genomic window of Pelotomaculum thermopropionicum SI:
- the FixB gene encoding electron transfer flavoprotein, alpha subunit, with amino-acid sequence MHKQTGAIWVIAEKAGDKPAEVSLELLGKARELAESNGVPVAAVLLGNNVEPLAEELIAFGADRVYLIDHPRLELYQNDTYALVLTGLIKRHRPETVLFGATYGGSELSATVAARLETGLAAHCVDLRFNEAGELVQVVPAFGGTVLCDITCPESRPQMASVRPGAFRKRERDTSRSGEVIKESAAVLDGYRSPLKAVRLVRHKPPGLPLEQAEVVVAGGWGVGPEAWHFLEKIALELGGAVGCTRPALDEGWVKDEGAMIGTSGKTVRPRVYLGFGISGSTHHTAGMKDSGVIISVNTDPEAPFFQVSDYGVVADAKDFLPVLLEKIREYKGLDKTTRR; translated from the coding sequence TTGCACAAACAGACCGGGGCAATCTGGGTAATAGCGGAAAAGGCCGGGGACAAACCGGCCGAGGTCTCCCTTGAACTGCTGGGAAAGGCCAGGGAACTTGCCGAATCAAACGGTGTGCCAGTGGCAGCCGTGCTCCTGGGAAACAACGTCGAGCCGCTGGCTGAAGAACTCATTGCCTTCGGCGCGGACAGGGTTTACCTGATCGACCATCCGCGGCTGGAGCTATACCAGAATGACACTTACGCCCTTGTTCTAACCGGGCTGATAAAAAGGCACCGCCCGGAAACAGTTCTTTTCGGCGCCACTTACGGCGGCAGCGAGCTTTCTGCCACGGTGGCGGCCAGGCTGGAAACGGGGCTTGCGGCGCACTGCGTGGACCTGCGCTTTAATGAGGCGGGAGAGCTGGTGCAGGTGGTCCCGGCCTTCGGCGGAACGGTCCTTTGCGACATCACCTGTCCTGAATCACGCCCTCAGATGGCCAGCGTCAGACCGGGCGCGTTCCGGAAAAGAGAAAGGGACACCTCCCGCTCCGGGGAAGTGATAAAAGAATCCGCTGCCGTGCTGGACGGCTACCGGTCGCCCCTGAAGGCCGTGCGTCTTGTCCGGCACAAGCCGCCGGGACTGCCGCTCGAGCAGGCTGAGGTTGTGGTGGCCGGCGGCTGGGGAGTGGGCCCGGAGGCATGGCACTTTCTTGAAAAAATTGCCCTTGAGCTTGGGGGGGCGGTTGGATGCACCAGGCCGGCCCTTGACGAAGGGTGGGTCAAAGATGAGGGCGCCATGATCGGCACCAGCGGGAAAACCGTGCGGCCGCGGGTTTACCTGGGTTTCGGGATTTCTGGCTCCACCCACCATACCGCCGGAATGAAGGACAGCGGTGTAATCATCAGCGTCAACACGGACCCTGAAGCGCCTTTCTTTCAGGTTTCGGACTACGGGGTGGTTGCCGACGCAAAAGATTTTCTTCCCGTACTGCTGGAAAAAATCAGGGAGTATAAAGGTCTGGATAAAACAACAAGGCGGTAA